One Streptomyces sp. NBC_00102 DNA segment encodes these proteins:
- a CDS encoding PPOX class F420-dependent oxidoreductase: MAPHIATNTTADRDELLEFVRPRHRALLITARSDGRPQASPLTCGVDDSGRIVVSTYPERAKTRNAKRDDKVSVVVLSDDWNGPWVQIDGSAEVIDAPDSVEPLVEYFRNISGEHPDWDEYRAAMIKQGKSIIRITPERWGPIATGGFPARLVTGTDA; this comes from the coding sequence ATGGCTCCCCACATCGCGACCAACACCACCGCCGACCGTGACGAGTTGCTGGAGTTCGTGAGGCCCCGGCACCGGGCGCTGCTGATCACCGCGCGGTCCGACGGCCGCCCCCAGGCATCCCCGCTGACCTGCGGGGTGGACGACTCCGGGCGGATCGTGGTCTCCACCTACCCGGAGCGTGCCAAGACCCGCAACGCCAAGCGGGACGACAAGGTCAGCGTGGTCGTCCTCTCCGACGACTGGAACGGCCCCTGGGTGCAGATCGACGGCTCCGCCGAGGTCATCGACGCGCCGGACTCGGTCGAGCCGCTCGTGGAGTACTTCCGCAACATCTCCGGCGAGCACCCGGACTGGGACGAGTACCGGGCCGCCATGATCAAGCAGGGCAAGTCGATCATCCGGATCACCCCGGAGCGCTGGGGACCCATCGCCACCGGCGGTTTCCCCGCCCGGCTCGTCACGGGCACGGACGCCTGA
- a CDS encoding NAD(P)-dependent oxidoreductase, with protein sequence MTSATTVPPGPGLLTRARLLTAPEVSPAVRLGLAATTGRPWAAYPADGPPGGTGPVVYVGATRPAGLPEDELIWFHSVNAGTDALLAPGTWPAGALLTRTVGRMGERIAQYVLAWVLAECQSVPEFAARHAREEWRREPSELAAGQTALIHGTGRIGSAVASLLRACGLRTVGVARTAPAVPPAGFDRVVAAGGDAEREALGEARWVVAALPLTAATEGYFGAERFGCVQGASFVNVGRGATVDLPALETALRAGAVRRAVLDVLPSEPAAPGDPCWRLPRTVVTSHSAGITEDGDIVADFAACWAESVAGRRPELAVDVRRGY encoded by the coding sequence TTGACTTCCGCGACCACGGTCCCGCCCGGCCCCGGCCTCCTCACCCGGGCCCGGCTGCTCACCGCCCCCGAGGTCTCCCCGGCCGTCCGCCTGGGGCTGGCGGCGACCACCGGGCGCCCGTGGGCCGCGTACCCGGCGGACGGGCCACCGGGCGGTACGGGACCGGTCGTCTACGTCGGGGCCACCCGCCCGGCGGGTCTGCCCGAGGATGAACTGATCTGGTTCCACAGCGTCAACGCCGGTACGGACGCGCTGCTCGCGCCCGGCACCTGGCCCGCCGGGGCGCTGCTGACCCGGACGGTCGGCCGGATGGGCGAGCGGATCGCGCAGTACGTGCTGGCCTGGGTGCTGGCCGAGTGCCAGTCGGTACCGGAGTTCGCGGCGCGGCACGCGCGCGAGGAGTGGCGGCGCGAACCGTCCGAACTCGCCGCCGGGCAGACCGCGCTGATCCACGGCACCGGCCGGATCGGCTCGGCGGTGGCCTCCCTGCTGCGGGCCTGCGGGCTCCGCACGGTCGGGGTGGCCCGGACCGCGCCCGCCGTCCCGCCGGCCGGCTTCGACCGGGTGGTGGCGGCCGGCGGGGACGCCGAGCGGGAGGCGCTGGGCGAGGCGCGCTGGGTGGTCGCGGCGCTGCCGCTCACCGCCGCCACGGAGGGCTACTTCGGGGCGGAGCGCTTCGGGTGCGTGCAGGGGGCGTCGTTCGTCAACGTGGGGCGCGGGGCGACGGTGGACCTGCCGGCGCTGGAGACGGCGCTGCGGGCCGGGGCGGTACGGCGAGCGGTGCTGGACGTGCTCCCGTCCGAGCCGGCCGCCCCCGGTGATCCGTGCTGGCGGCTGCCGCGCACGGTCGTCACCTCCCATTCGGCGGGCATCACGGAGGACGGGGACATCGTCGCCGACTTCGCCGCCTGCTGGGCGGAGTCGGTCGCGGGACGGCGGCCGGAGCTGGCCGTGGACGTGCGCCGCGGCTACTGA
- a CDS encoding TetR/AcrR family transcriptional regulator: MVSAADRAEEPAPRTAPAPSAMRTSVWLTERPASRTRRSEGSPAGLDRDRITAATVRLLDAEGLAKFSMRRLAAELDVTAMSLYWYVDTKDDLLELALDSVHGEIAAPREDAAWPDRLRELAAAYRALLVRHVWASSLVGSFLNIGPHSLLFTRAVQDVIRATGLPLHRQTGALSAVFQFVYGFGTIEGDLRRRSAAAGVSQDEYFQQAMTAYRSEPSLKPVVDVSQGLMDARGGDTVEEMRERDFAFALDLLIAGIETIRDR; the protein is encoded by the coding sequence ATGGTGTCCGCGGCAGACCGGGCGGAGGAGCCCGCGCCGAGAACGGCTCCGGCCCCATCGGCCATGCGGACCAGCGTGTGGCTCACCGAGCGCCCGGCCTCGCGTACCCGCAGGTCGGAGGGTTCGCCCGCCGGCCTCGACCGGGACCGGATCACCGCCGCGACGGTCCGGCTGCTGGACGCGGAGGGCCTGGCGAAGTTCTCCATGCGCCGCCTGGCCGCCGAACTGGACGTCACCGCGATGTCCCTCTACTGGTACGTCGACACCAAGGACGACCTGCTGGAGCTGGCCCTCGACTCGGTCCACGGCGAGATCGCGGCTCCCCGCGAGGACGCCGCCTGGCCCGACCGCCTGCGCGAACTAGCGGCCGCGTACCGGGCGTTGCTGGTACGCCACGTGTGGGCGTCCTCGCTCGTCGGGAGCTTCCTCAACATCGGACCGCACTCCCTGCTCTTCACCCGCGCCGTGCAGGACGTGATCCGGGCGACCGGTCTCCCCCTGCACCGGCAGACCGGGGCGCTCTCCGCGGTCTTCCAGTTCGTGTACGGGTTCGGCACCATCGAGGGCGACCTCCGCCGCCGCTCGGCCGCCGCCGGGGTCAGCCAGGACGAGTACTTCCAGCAGGCGATGACCGCGTACCGCTCCGAGCCGAGCCTCAAGCCGGTCGTCGACGTCTCGCAGGGCCTGATGGACGCGCGCGGCGGCGACACGGTCGAGGAGATGCGTGAACGGGACTTCGCCTTCGCGCTGGACCTGCTGATCGCGGGCATCGAGACGATCCGGGACCGCTGA
- a CDS encoding MFS transporter encodes MTANASTPCAGPEPGPGPEPALRPPPHPRRWLILGVICLAQLTVLLDNTVLNVAIPSLTGELGASGAQVQWMINAYSLVQSGLLLTAGSASDRYGRKKALLAGLAVFGVGSLVAAFAQSPGQLVAARAGMGVGGALLLTSTLAVVVQVFDETERVRAIGLWATVSSLGFAAGPLLGGVLLGHFWWGSIFLVNLPVAALGLVAVARLVPEFKNRDGERPDLLGALLSTIGMGAVVYAIISGPEHGWASFRVLLPALAGAAVLAGFALWELRVPYPMLDMRFFRNRSFVGAVTGSVLVTFGMGGSLFLLTQHLQFVLGYEPLEAGLRIAPLALTVVALNLTGLGARLVPRMGTPATIATGMSLLAAGLAAVALLAPHGYAGMLLGLVVMGVGIALSGPPMAAAIMGAIPPERAGVGAGVNGTLAEFGNGLGVAVLGAVLTSRFAALLPLAAAGAASLPAALAAAGDGPERTAVTHAFASGLERGQLVGAAAVLVGGLAAASLLRRAERAGGTPGAEESPNTPGEPTGSAA; translated from the coding sequence ATGACGGCGAACGCCTCAACCCCTTGTGCCGGCCCCGAACCCGGCCCCGGCCCCGAACCCGCCCTCCGCCCGCCTCCGCACCCCCGGCGCTGGCTGATTCTCGGCGTGATCTGCCTCGCCCAGCTCACCGTGCTGCTCGACAACACCGTCCTCAACGTCGCGATCCCCTCCCTCACCGGGGAGTTGGGTGCGTCCGGGGCCCAGGTGCAGTGGATGATCAACGCCTACTCGCTCGTCCAGTCGGGCCTGCTGCTCACCGCGGGCAGTGCCTCGGACCGCTACGGCCGTAAGAAAGCCTTGCTCGCCGGGCTCGCGGTCTTCGGAGTCGGCTCGCTGGTGGCGGCGTTCGCCCAGAGCCCCGGCCAACTCGTCGCGGCCCGTGCCGGGATGGGGGTCGGCGGGGCGCTGCTGCTCACCAGTACGCTCGCCGTCGTGGTCCAGGTCTTCGACGAGACCGAGCGGGTCCGCGCCATCGGGCTCTGGGCCACGGTCAGTTCCCTCGGCTTCGCGGCCGGGCCGCTGCTCGGCGGGGTGCTGCTCGGCCACTTCTGGTGGGGCTCGATCTTCCTCGTCAACCTCCCCGTCGCCGCCCTCGGGCTGGTCGCCGTGGCCCGCCTCGTACCGGAGTTCAAGAACCGGGACGGCGAACGCCCGGACCTGCTCGGTGCGTTGCTCTCGACGATCGGCATGGGTGCCGTGGTGTACGCGATCATCTCCGGGCCGGAACACGGCTGGGCCTCCTTCCGGGTGCTGCTGCCCGCGCTCGCCGGGGCGGCCGTACTGGCCGGGTTCGCGCTCTGGGAGCTGCGCGTGCCGTACCCGATGCTCGACATGCGCTTCTTCCGGAACCGGTCCTTCGTCGGCGCGGTGACGGGCTCGGTGCTGGTCACGTTCGGGATGGGCGGCTCGCTCTTCCTGCTCACCCAGCACCTCCAGTTCGTGCTCGGCTACGAGCCGTTGGAGGCGGGGCTGCGCATCGCCCCGCTCGCGCTCACCGTGGTCGCCCTCAACCTCACCGGTCTCGGCGCCCGGCTGGTGCCCCGGATGGGTACCCCCGCCACGATCGCGACCGGGATGTCGCTGCTGGCGGCCGGTCTTGCCGCGGTGGCGCTGCTCGCCCCGCACGGGTACGCGGGCATGCTGCTCGGCCTGGTCGTGATGGGGGTGGGGATCGCCCTCTCGGGCCCCCCGATGGCCGCCGCGATCATGGGCGCCATCCCGCCGGAGCGCGCCGGGGTGGGTGCGGGCGTCAACGGCACCCTCGCCGAGTTCGGTAACGGCCTCGGGGTCGCCGTCCTCGGCGCGGTCCTCACCTCCCGCTTCGCCGCGTTGCTGCCCCTCGCCGCCGCCGGTGCGGCCTCCCTGCCCGCCGCACTGGCGGCGGCCGGGGACGGCCCGGAGCGCACCGCCGTCACGCACGCCTTCGCGTCCGGGCTGGAGCGAGGCCAACTGGTGGGCGCGGCGGCGGTCCTGGTCGGCGGGCTGGCCGCCGCGTCGCTGCTGCGCAGGGCGGAGCGGGCCGGCGGAACTCCCGGTGCGGAGGAAAGCCCGAACACGCCGGGGGAGCCGACCGGTTCGGCGGCATAG
- a CDS encoding serine hydrolase, producing the protein MTTDLRAFLEPHVERGAAPGAVALVARGDRVDVTASGSADTDGSAPMARDTIFRIASLTKPIVAAATMVLVDEGRLTPGQPVGTWLPELGAPKVVTTPDGPIDDVVPARRPITVFDLLTFRAGYGFPSDFALPAVAPLFSELNQGPPQPQAVAEPDTWMRTLARIPLLRQPGEAWLYNTCSDILGVLIARVSGRSLPEFLAERLFEPLGMKDTGFAVPAADLGRFTGYYRAHQDGGFDLVDAADGQWSSMPAFPSGAGGLVSTADDWFAFARMLLAGGLAGDGTRLLSAASVRQMLTDHLTPAQRRASGLFTEGQGWGFGGSVDVEIQDPWNVRGRYGWIGGTGTAGHIVPSTGLATLLLTQVELGGPKPPELMREFWTYAARVAEAD; encoded by the coding sequence ATGACGACGGACTTGCGCGCATTCCTGGAACCCCACGTCGAACGGGGCGCCGCCCCGGGTGCCGTGGCTCTCGTGGCCCGTGGCGACCGCGTGGACGTGACCGCGTCCGGCTCGGCGGACACCGACGGGTCCGCACCGATGGCCCGCGACACCATCTTCCGGATCGCCTCCCTGACCAAGCCGATCGTCGCCGCCGCCACGATGGTGCTGGTCGACGAGGGGCGGCTGACCCCGGGCCAGCCCGTCGGGACCTGGCTGCCGGAACTGGGCGCTCCCAAGGTCGTCACGACGCCGGACGGCCCGATCGACGACGTCGTACCGGCCAGGCGGCCGATCACCGTGTTCGACCTGCTCACCTTCCGTGCCGGGTACGGCTTCCCCTCCGACTTCGCGCTGCCGGCCGTCGCGCCGCTCTTCTCCGAGCTGAACCAGGGCCCGCCGCAGCCTCAGGCGGTGGCGGAGCCGGACACCTGGATGCGGACCCTGGCGCGCATCCCGCTGCTTCGGCAGCCCGGCGAGGCGTGGCTCTACAACACCTGCTCGGACATCCTCGGGGTGCTGATCGCCCGGGTCTCGGGGCGGTCGCTGCCGGAGTTCCTGGCGGAGCGGCTGTTCGAACCGCTCGGCATGAAGGACACCGGGTTCGCCGTCCCGGCGGCGGACCTCGGCCGGTTCACCGGTTACTACCGGGCGCACCAGGACGGCGGGTTCGACCTGGTCGACGCGGCGGACGGGCAGTGGAGCAGCATGCCGGCGTTCCCCTCGGGGGCGGGCGGTCTGGTCTCCACCGCCGACGACTGGTTCGCCTTCGCCCGGATGCTCCTCGCGGGCGGCCTGGCCGGCGACGGGACGCGGCTGCTGTCGGCCGCTTCGGTGCGGCAGATGCTGACCGACCACCTCACCCCGGCCCAGCGGAGGGCGAGCGGCCTCTTCACGGAGGGGCAGGGCTGGGGGTTCGGCGGGTCGGTCGACGTGGAGATCCAGGACCCGTGGAACGTACGCGGGCGGTACGGCTGGATCGGCGGCACCGGCACCGCCGGGCACATCGTCCCGTCCACCGGGCTGGCCACCCTGCTGCTGACCCAGGTCGAACTGGGCGGGCCGAAGCCGCCGGAGCTGATGCGGGAGTTCTGGACGTACGCGGCACGGGTCGCGGAGGCGGACTGA
- a CDS encoding glycosyltransferase family 39 protein, translating into MTASLHPDAYPAPPPPPVPPAAPQASHRAAPADGTGRAGRLWRGRPEDPAWARPAFLGLLLVVALAYVWNLSASGYANSFYSAAVQAGSESWKAFFFGSSDAANAITVDKPPAALWPMALSVRIFGLGSWAILLPEVLMGVATAGVLYAAVRRRFSAAAGLLTVGAFALTPVAALMFRFNNPDALLALLMTVTVYCVLRAVENGRTKWLVWAGVAVGIAFLAKTLQAFLILPPLAVLYAVVAPVPVRKRFGQLALSALTMVVAGGWWVAIVELWPASSRPYIGGSQNNSFLELTFGYNGLGRISGDETGSVGGGGGGGQGGGWGETGIGRMFNSEIGSQISWLLPAALILLVAGLWLTRKASRTDARRAAFLAWGGSLLMTALVFSFMAGIFHQYYTVALAPYLAALVGIGAVALWEERADWWASSVLGATVAATAVWAYVLLGRTPDYLPWLRWTVLLFGLISAVWLVFAGRVGRPLGLVVAAVATAASLAGPAAYTVSTLNTGHQGSIVTAGPSGASVMGGGGGPGGGGGGMQPPGGMTAQGNGQGNGGQGNGQAGGPNGQFPGGGTPPTGTAPNGTAGQMPGQGTGGQNGTNAGGMPGGMGEGGPGGGGGGGMGGLLNGATVSAEAQKLLEKNADDYTWVAAAIGSQNSASYQLATGDPVMAIGGFNGSDPSPTLAQFKSQVSAGKIHYFIGGGMGMGGGDSGTSSKISAWVEDTFKEVTVGSATFYDLTQPKS; encoded by the coding sequence ATGACCGCCTCCCTCCACCCCGACGCGTACCCCGCGCCACCGCCGCCCCCGGTGCCGCCCGCCGCGCCCCAGGCCTCCCACCGGGCGGCTCCCGCCGACGGGACCGGCCGGGCGGGACGGCTCTGGCGCGGCAGGCCCGAGGACCCGGCCTGGGCGCGCCCGGCCTTCCTCGGCCTGCTGCTGGTGGTCGCGCTCGCCTACGTCTGGAACCTCAGCGCCTCCGGGTACGCCAACTCCTTCTACTCCGCGGCCGTCCAGGCCGGCAGCGAGAGCTGGAAGGCGTTCTTCTTCGGCTCCTCCGACGCGGCCAACGCGATCACCGTGGACAAGCCTCCGGCCGCCCTCTGGCCGATGGCGCTCTCGGTGCGGATCTTCGGCCTCGGCTCCTGGGCGATCCTGCTGCCCGAGGTGCTGATGGGCGTCGCCACCGCCGGGGTGCTCTACGCGGCCGTGCGCCGCCGCTTCAGCGCCGCGGCGGGCCTCCTCACGGTGGGCGCGTTCGCGCTGACCCCGGTCGCCGCGCTGATGTTCCGCTTCAACAACCCCGACGCGCTCCTCGCGCTGCTGATGACCGTCACCGTCTACTGCGTGCTCCGCGCGGTGGAGAACGGCCGTACCAAGTGGCTGGTCTGGGCAGGTGTCGCGGTCGGGATCGCCTTCCTGGCGAAGACCCTCCAGGCGTTCCTGATCCTGCCGCCGCTGGCCGTGCTGTACGCGGTCGTCGCGCCCGTCCCCGTCCGCAAGAGGTTCGGCCAACTGGCCCTCTCGGCCCTGACGATGGTCGTCGCGGGCGGCTGGTGGGTGGCGATCGTCGAGCTGTGGCCCGCCTCCTCCCGCCCGTACATCGGCGGCTCGCAGAACAACTCCTTCCTGGAACTGACCTTCGGCTACAACGGACTCGGCCGCATCAGCGGCGACGAGACCGGCAGCGTCGGCGGCGGTGGTGGTGGCGGTCAGGGCGGCGGCTGGGGCGAGACCGGCATCGGCCGTATGTTCAACTCCGAGATCGGCAGCCAGATCAGCTGGCTGCTGCCCGCCGCGCTGATCCTCCTGGTGGCCGGGCTCTGGCTCACCCGGAAGGCATCGCGCACCGACGCGCGCCGGGCCGCGTTCCTCGCCTGGGGCGGGTCGCTGCTGATGACCGCGCTGGTCTTCAGCTTCATGGCCGGCATCTTCCACCAGTACTACACGGTGGCCCTCGCCCCCTACCTCGCGGCGCTCGTCGGCATCGGTGCCGTCGCGCTGTGGGAGGAGCGGGCCGATTGGTGGGCGAGTTCGGTGCTGGGCGCGACCGTCGCCGCCACCGCGGTCTGGGCGTACGTCCTCCTCGGCCGGACCCCGGACTACCTGCCGTGGCTGCGCTGGACGGTCCTGCTCTTCGGCCTGATCAGCGCCGTATGGCTGGTGTTCGCGGGACGGGTGGGACGGCCGCTCGGGCTCGTGGTCGCGGCGGTCGCGACCGCCGCGTCACTGGCCGGCCCGGCCGCGTACACGGTGTCCACGCTGAACACCGGACACCAGGGCTCCATCGTCACGGCCGGCCCCTCCGGCGCCAGCGTGATGGGGGGTGGCGGCGGCCCCGGCGGCGGAGGCGGCGGCATGCAGCCCCCCGGCGGCATGACCGCCCAGGGCAACGGCCAGGGCAACGGCGGCCAGGGCAACGGCCAGGCGGGTGGCCCGAACGGCCAGTTCCCCGGCGGCGGTACGCCTCCCACCGGTACGGCTCCGAACGGCACGGCGGGGCAGATGCCCGGCCAGGGCACGGGCGGCCAGAACGGCACGAACGCCGGCGGGATGCCGGGCGGCATGGGCGAAGGCGGCCCGGGCGGTGGCGGTGGAGGCGGCATGGGTGGCCTGCTCAACGGCGCCACGGTCTCGGCCGAGGCGCAGAAGCTCCTGGAGAAGAACGCCGACGACTACACCTGGGTCGCGGCGGCGATCGGTTCGCAGAACTCGGCCAGCTACCAACTCGCCACCGGGGATCCGGTGATGGCCATCGGCGGCTTCAACGGCAGCGACCCCTCCCCGACGCTGGCGCAGTTCAAGAGCCAGGTGTCCGCCGGGAAGATCCACTACTTCATCGGCGGCGGCATGGGCATGGGCGGCGGAGACAGCGGCACGTCCTCGAAGATCTCGGCCTGGGTCGAGGACACCTTCAAGGAGGTGACCGTCGGGAGTGCCACCTTCTACGACCTGACGCAGCCCAAGAGCTGA
- a CDS encoding bifunctional glycosyltransferase family 2/GtrA family protein — translation MRTDNPWSAGTSALPARQHLPAGTVDAHGAPVLVLDVVVPVYNEEKDLETCVRRLHEHLTRTFPYRFRITIADNASTDTTPRVASRLEALLPEVVSYRLEQKGRGRALRTVWSRSGAPVLAYMDVDLSTDLNALLPLVAPLISGHSDLAIGSRLARSARVVRGSKREFVSRSYNLILRSSLSARFSDAQCGFKAIRREVAERLLPMVEDTGWFFDTEMLVLAERAGLRIHEVPVDWIDDPDSTVHIVKTATEDLKGVWRVGRALAVGALPLDRLARPFGDDPRDRTVPGVPRGLARQLVGFCVVGVLSTAVYLALYSLFRLGVGPQPANAAALLVSAVANTAANRRLTFGVRGRGGAVRHQAQGLVVFAIGLALTSGSLAALSTTAPSTSHSTEVAVLIAANLAATVLRFLLLRAWVFPERRDERPAPAAAAPVPPADSRPGARPAEHPAPFDAFGTAPKTTPAGVARTAPITAPGTVPYADDELRNAR, via the coding sequence ATGCGAACCGACAACCCCTGGAGCGCCGGCACCAGTGCCCTGCCGGCCCGGCAGCATCTTCCGGCCGGGACGGTGGACGCGCACGGAGCGCCCGTACTCGTACTCGACGTGGTCGTACCCGTGTACAACGAGGAGAAGGACCTTGAAACCTGTGTGCGACGGCTGCACGAGCACCTGACCCGGACCTTCCCCTACCGCTTCCGCATCACGATCGCGGACAACGCGAGCACCGACACCACCCCGCGGGTGGCGTCCCGGCTCGAAGCGCTGCTGCCGGAGGTGGTCTCGTACCGGCTGGAGCAGAAAGGGCGCGGACGCGCCCTGCGTACCGTGTGGTCGCGCTCCGGCGCACCGGTACTCGCGTACATGGACGTCGACCTCTCGACCGATCTGAACGCGCTGCTGCCGCTGGTCGCGCCGCTGATCTCCGGCCACTCGGACCTGGCGATCGGCTCGCGGCTGGCGCGCAGCGCGCGGGTGGTGCGCGGGTCGAAGCGCGAGTTCGTCTCCCGCTCCTACAACCTGATCCTGCGCTCCTCGCTCTCCGCCCGGTTCAGCGACGCCCAGTGCGGGTTCAAGGCGATCCGGCGCGAGGTGGCCGAACGGCTGCTGCCGATGGTCGAGGACACCGGCTGGTTCTTCGACACCGAGATGCTGGTGCTCGCCGAGCGGGCCGGGCTGCGCATCCACGAGGTGCCGGTCGACTGGATCGACGACCCCGACTCCACGGTGCACATCGTGAAGACCGCCACCGAGGACCTGAAGGGTGTCTGGCGGGTGGGCCGGGCCCTGGCCGTCGGCGCGCTGCCGCTCGACCGGCTGGCCAGGCCGTTCGGCGACGACCCCCGGGACCGTACGGTGCCCGGCGTACCGCGCGGGCTGGCCCGGCAACTGGTCGGGTTCTGCGTGGTCGGGGTGCTCTCCACCGCCGTCTACCTGGCGCTCTACTCCCTCTTCCGGCTGGGCGTCGGCCCGCAGCCGGCCAACGCGGCGGCCCTGCTGGTGTCCGCCGTCGCCAACACGGCCGCCAACCGCCGCCTCACCTTCGGGGTACGGGGCCGGGGCGGGGCGGTCCGCCACCAGGCGCAGGGCCTCGTGGTCTTCGCCATCGGCCTCGCGCTCACCAGCGGTTCGCTCGCCGCGCTGTCCACCACGGCCCCCTCCACCTCGCACTCCACTGAGGTCGCCGTGCTGATCGCGGCCAACCTGGCGGCGACCGTGCTGCGCTTCCTGCTGCTGCGCGCCTGGGTCTTCCCGGAGCGCCGCGACGAGAGGCCCGCTCCGGCGGCTGCCGCCCCGGTGCCGCCCGCCGACAGCAGGCCCGGCGCGCGCCCCGCCGAACACCCGGCCCCCTTCGACGCCTTCGGTACCGCCCCGAAGACCACCCCGGCCGGAGTCGCCCGTACGGCTCCGATCACGGCCCCCGGCACCGTCCCGTACGCCGACGACGAACTGAGGAACGCCCGATGA
- a CDS encoding HAMP domain-containing sensor histidine kinase: MRGRTGSGRTIGGAGARGGAGGRGKGGRPWTLRTRLVVSAVSLIAVVAAVIGSVTAIAFHSYMYGKLDDQLDSIAIRAGLGPGAGEPGPGGGPGGSGLLDFIGNGGQPIGTVGAVVAGDGTVLDSKVFADQGEDTMPSSTPLSGAQTKALEASGASGDSATHDVDLPGLGSYRVESASAKGGVTFLVGIPSEEVSGDIATLILVEVCVTGAGLIAAGIAGATMVGVALRPLRRVAATATRVSELPLHSGEVAPLVRVPEAEADPRTEVGQVGAALNRMLGHVGSALAVRQESETRVRQFVADASHELRTPLASIRGYAELTRRGRESIGPDTRHALGRIESEAERMTGMVEDLLLLARLDAGRPLDHRPTDLSPLVVDAVSDARAADRARSAEGGHLWRLELPDLPATVRADATRIHQVLVNLLGNARSHTPPGTTVTACVRTEPGSGWVTLEVRDDGPGIPAALLPHVFERFARGDASRSRHAGSTGLGLAIVQAVTAAHGGEVQVRSVPGDTVFSVRLPACADPGAESHRTPTVHINSLTNNAM; this comes from the coding sequence ATGCGCGGGCGGACCGGGAGCGGCCGGACCATCGGTGGGGCGGGCGCCCGTGGTGGGGCCGGCGGCCGGGGGAAGGGCGGCCGGCCCTGGACGCTGCGGACCCGGCTGGTGGTCTCCGCCGTCTCGCTGATCGCCGTCGTCGCGGCCGTGATCGGCTCGGTGACCGCGATCGCCTTCCACAGTTACATGTACGGGAAGCTGGACGACCAGCTGGACTCCATCGCGATCCGGGCCGGGCTCGGCCCGGGGGCCGGTGAGCCGGGGCCCGGTGGTGGTCCGGGCGGCAGCGGTCTGCTCGACTTCATCGGCAACGGCGGCCAGCCCATCGGTACGGTCGGCGCGGTCGTCGCCGGGGACGGCACGGTCCTCGACTCGAAGGTCTTCGCCGACCAGGGCGAGGACACCATGCCCAGCTCCACCCCGCTGTCCGGCGCCCAGACCAAGGCTCTGGAGGCCTCCGGCGCGTCCGGCGACTCGGCCACGCACGACGTCGACCTGCCCGGACTCGGCTCCTATCGCGTCGAGTCGGCCTCCGCGAAGGGCGGGGTCACGTTCCTCGTCGGCATACCGAGCGAGGAGGTGAGCGGGGACATCGCCACGCTCATCCTGGTGGAGGTCTGCGTCACCGGGGCGGGACTCATCGCGGCCGGGATCGCCGGCGCCACGATGGTCGGCGTAGCGCTGCGCCCGCTGCGCCGGGTCGCCGCCACCGCGACACGTGTCTCCGAACTCCCGCTGCACAGCGGCGAGGTGGCCCCGCTCGTGCGCGTACCCGAGGCGGAGGCCGATCCGCGCACCGAGGTCGGGCAGGTCGGTGCCGCGCTCAACAGGATGCTGGGACACGTCGGTTCGGCCCTGGCCGTCCGGCAGGAGAGCGAGACGCGGGTCCGGCAGTTCGTCGCGGACGCCAGCCACGAACTGCGCACCCCGCTCGCCTCGATCCGCGGCTACGCCGAACTGACCCGGCGCGGGCGCGAGTCCATCGGGCCCGACACCCGGCACGCGCTGGGGCGCATCGAGTCCGAGGCCGAGCGGATGACCGGGATGGTGGAGGACCTGCTGCTGCTGGCCCGGCTCGACGCGGGCCGGCCCCTCGACCACCGCCCCACCGACCTCTCGCCCCTCGTCGTGGACGCGGTGAGCGACGCCCGTGCGGCGGACCGCGCCCGGTCGGCCGAGGGCGGGCACCTCTGGCGGCTGGAGCTGCCGGACCTGCCCGCGACGGTACGGGCCGACGCGACCCGTATCCATCAGGTGCTGGTCAATCTGCTGGGCAACGCGCGCAGCCACACCCCTCCCGGCACCACCGTCACCGCGTGCGTGCGCACGGAGCCCGGGTCCGGCTGGGTGACGCTGGAGGTGCGCGACGACGGGCCGGGGATCCCGGCCGCGCTGCTGCCGCACGTCTTCGAACGGTTCGCCCGGGGGGACGCCTCGCGCTCGCGCCACGCGGGCTCCACCGGCCTGGGGCTCGCCATCGTGCAGGCCGTCACGGCCGCGCACGGCGGGGAGGTCCAGGTGCGCTCGGTGCCGGGGGACACAGTGTTCTCCGTCCGGCTGCCGGCCTGCGCGGACCCCGGCGCGGAGAGCCACCGGACACCCACAGTTCACATCAACTCCCTTACGAATAACGCTATGTGA